A portion of the Daphnia magna isolate NIES linkage group LG4, ASM2063170v1.1, whole genome shotgun sequence genome contains these proteins:
- the LOC116920677 gene encoding T-box protein H15: MGGHGGHHNSCNYSSGSSAGGGPTSNKRHRPDHSPNGNDSDDDVDLLMDDANGSGPLSPGAESLIDSDNSSISLTGPPSPVGDMTSAGALGSAGNDAASILKSSIGGDMGRGGQPSNPLTMSTGGLLSDPIHHSRDREQHHAAAMALSSAGLMAPAPPSHHHHHHPSAFTFGHHPHHHPSFGANSLMAAAAGLHFNLAASLGNAPLTPFGAFGSLSNPFAAAVAPFGSRFNGGNNRPNGSSGGGKPPTSFDMSLAETLGHHHHAAAMAAAAAAAELAAYHHAAQQHQQQQQQQHQQHQQATTQTTSIVSPTIEPLKLKSDLIITSSKSNHSGSSRSSRSSNSSRHSGRSTPPTPPTPPQKTSILHQHEMVAETGTQAS; this comes from the exons ATGGGAGGACACGGAGGCCATCACAACAGCTGCAATTATTCGTCGGGATCTTCGGCGGGAGGTGGACCAACAAGCAACAAACGCCATCGACCCGATCACAGTCCGAACGGGAACGATTCCGACGACGATGTCGATCTGTTGATGGACGACGCCAACGGTTCGGGACCGCTCAGTCCCGGCGCTGAATCGCTCATCGATTCAGACAATTCGAGCATCTCGCTGACGGGTCCTCCATCCCCCGTCGGAGACATGACGTCCGCCGGGGCACTGGGATCAGCTGGCAATGACGCTGCCTCTATCCTCAAGTCGAGCATCGGCGGAGACATGGGCAGAGGTGGTCAGCCATCGAATCCTTTGACGATGTCGACTGGCGGCCTGCTGTCCGATCCGATTCATCATTCGCGGGATCGTGAACAACATCACGCGGCCGCCATGGCCTTGTCTTCGGCTGGCCTGATGGCACCCGCACCGCCATCGCACCACCATCATCACCATCCATCGGCCTTTACGTTTGGACATCATCCGCATCATCACCCTTCCTTCG GTGCGAATTCTTTGATGGCCGCAGCGGCGGGTCTACATTTTAATCTAGCGGCTTCATTGGGCAATGCGCCGTTGACTCCGTTCGGAGCCTTCGGAAGCCTATCGAACCCATTCGCAGCTGCCGTGGCTCCGTTTGGCTCGCGCTTCAACGGTGGCAACAACCGACCCAATGGTTCGAGCGGTGGCGGTAAACCACCGACCTCGTTCGACATGTCGCTGGCCGAGACGTTGGGTCATCACCATCACGCGGCGGCTATGGCGGCGGCAGCGGCCGCCGCCGAACTGGCGGCCTACCATCACGCCGCTCAGCAAcatcaacagcaacagcaacaacagcatcaacaacatcaacaggCGACGACGCAAACGACGAGCATCGTCAGCCCAACAATTGAGCCgctcaaattgaaaagcgATCTCATCATCACGAGCAGCAAATCGAATCATAGCGGCAGCAGCCGCAGCAGCAGAAGTAGCAACAGCAGCCGACATAGCGGACGATCGACGCCACCGACGCCTCCCACACCACCGCAAAAGACGTCCATCCTTCACCAGCACGAGATGGTGGCCGAAACTGGCACTCAAGCCAGTTAA
- the LOC123471065 gene encoding LOW QUALITY PROTEIN: homeobox protein SIX3-like (The sequence of the model RefSeq protein was modified relative to this genomic sequence to represent the inferred CDS: inserted 1 base in 1 codon), which translates to MALAASSSATSVTTAGPRSSAATPPDQPTFPLMPTPLFAGAGNGGGGGGGGGPGGGGGPGGLIPPPPALPTLNFSVSQVATVCETLEESGDIERLGRFLWSLPVAHPNIGELNKSEAVLRARALVAYHMGNYRELYHIVESHRFTKDSHGKLQAMWLEAHYLEAEKLRGRPLGPVDKYRVRKKFPLPRTIWDGEQKTHCFKERTRSLLREWYLQDPYPNPTKKXELAQATGLTPTQVGNWFKNRRQRDRAAAAKNRPI; encoded by the exons ATGGCTCTGGCGGCCAGTTCGTCAGCAACATCAGTTACAACAGCCGGGCCGAGGAGCTCAGCGGCCACACCGCCGGATCAACCGACTTTCCCATTGATGCCTACTCCGCTCTTTGCCGGCGCTGGGAATGGCGGCGGCGGAGGAGGTGGAGGAGGACctggaggaggaggaggaccTGGAGGTCTTATTCCTCCACCACCGGCGCTTCCGACGCTCAATTTTAGCGTCAGTCAAGTAGCCACCGTTTGCGAAACGCTGGAAGAAAGTGGGGACATTGAACGATTAGGCCGCTTCCTCTGGTCTCTGCCCGTCGCCCATCCAAACATTGGCGAGTTGAATAAATCGGAAGCAGTGCTGCGCGCCCGTGCTTTGGTCGCTTACCATATGGGCAATTATCGCGAGCTGTACCACATCGTCGAGTCGCATCGATTCACCAAAGATTCGCACGGCAAATTACAGGCCATGTGGCTCGAAGCGCATTACCTGGAAGCGGAGAAACTGCGAGGGCGGCCGCTCGGTCCCGTCGACAAGTACCGCGTCCGCAAGAAGTTCCCGCTGCCGAGGACCATCTGGGACGGCGAGCAGAAGACGCACTGCTTCAAAGAGCGCACCAGAAGTCTGTTGCGCGAGTGGTATCTGCAAGATCCCTATCCGAATCCGACCAAGA GAGAGCTGGCTCAGGCGACGGGACTCACCCCCACTCAAGTTGGCAATTGGTTCAAAAATCGACGCCAAAGAGATCGTGCGGCCGCCGCCAAAAATCG gcctatatga